The Candidatus Megaera polyxenophila genome includes a region encoding these proteins:
- a CDS encoding plasmid replication/partition related protein, producing the protein MELTINNEFYNLIPPLSLEELNSLEASLKHEGCRDPLVVWNNTIIDGHHRYAICTKYDISFNVIEKPELETELDVKLWMINNQFSRRNLPTETRLALAYKFKEFEAEKAKERMQSTQFKTSDDTASLPVGYPQDNSPELESTKGKTLEIIAQKAGVSRATAEQYDAIQRKGTDEQKSEVAEGKSSIKKVYTKIQKAERLERNKATEWPKGKYRVIYADPPWQVRG; encoded by the coding sequence ATGGAACTAACAATTAACAATGAATTTTATAATTTAATTCCTCCTTTAAGCCTAGAAGAACTAAACTCTCTAGAAGCTAGCCTTAAGCATGAAGGTTGCCGTGATCCGCTAGTGGTATGGAATAATACCATAATAGACGGACACCATAGGTACGCCATTTGCACTAAGTATGACATAAGCTTCAATGTAATAGAGAAACCAGAGCTAGAAACCGAGCTGGACGTAAAGCTCTGGATGATCAATAACCAGTTTAGCAGAAGGAATTTGCCTACTGAAACAAGGCTAGCACTTGCCTATAAGTTTAAGGAGTTTGAGGCAGAGAAGGCTAAAGAACGAATGCAGTCTACTCAGTTTAAAACATCAGATGATACGGCTAGCCTACCAGTAGGCTACCCTCAAGATAACTCACCAGAACTTGAAAGTACTAAAGGCAAAACTTTAGAAATTATTGCCCAAAAAGCAGGTGTAAGTAGAGCTACCGCCGAGCAATACGATGCTATCCAGCGCAAAGGTACTGACGAACAAAAATCCGAGGTTGCAGAAGGCAAGTCCAGCATTAAGAAGGTCTATACCAAAATACAAAAAGCCGAGCGTCTAGAGAGGAATAAAGCTACAGAGTGGCCAAAAGGTAAGTACCGAGTGATATACGCCGACCCGCCGTGGCAAGTACGGGGATGA
- a CDS encoding S-adenosylmethionine-binding protein yields the protein MTMEDLKAMPVSSLTEENAVLFLWGTAPLLPEAIELIESWGFKYKTNIVWDKVRANLGNYTSVRHEHLFIATKGSGVPDNTTRVDSVQVVERVGRHSEKPEEFRNIIDTLYTYGNKLEMFARKQVEGWEVFGNEL from the coding sequence ATGACTATGGAGGATCTAAAAGCAATGCCTGTTTCCTCTCTAACTGAAGAAAACGCCGTTTTATTCCTATGGGGTACTGCCCCGTTATTACCAGAAGCAATTGAGCTGATAGAGTCTTGGGGTTTTAAGTACAAAACCAATATTGTCTGGGACAAGGTAAGAGCCAACTTAGGCAATTACACTTCCGTAAGGCATGAGCATTTATTCATCGCTACTAAGGGAAGCGGCGTGCCTGACAATACGACTAGGGTTGACTCAGTACAGGTTGTTGAAAGAGTTGGTCGCCATTCGGAAAAACCCGAAGAATTCAGAAACATAATTGACACGCTATACACTTACGGCAACAAGCTTGAAATGTTTGCTCGGAAGCAAGTAGAGGGTTGGGAGGTATTTGGTAATGAACTTTAA
- a CDS encoding membrane protein, producing MTNQNKDISVKKDLTQDNIRTEKVTTNQVLISFGRNVRTKEVQNREIDWDEFINNFIFKPNEYIVSYDNRKRDDKTFKFIYDNNKIVELDHLESIKQLISIEKKTNLPYFVGGHFEPAQRNNKNLQFRSLLVLDIDKYPEGIEQLELKLEQELKEFDYVAYSTASHTANIACVRVLIRYNEYIEPKDYNRIVSNFSKTLSFQEYIDQASKTPSQGMLLPVVITITGQPDSEVGYKYEFWSKRNVGNLFDHKIFLNQESGSEDVVQKNSDKKVSNNRIDKNRFKPQKVERILELYPVSNLNYQEWLEVGMALHHYYEGSEHGLVVWDHWSSKDEHEDRYRPEVVARTYYSFQQEVENPITMLTIQQRVAKNKIDNFNKSEKIKLRKSMGGYDFVLTDDTLYFMTKNKEGFGIIQEVPVRISDYIELKGQGQNSEGQYCFIMSIIDRYKIKKEIFIPLVAKNDTLKQHLLDAGLNFNPAHFFALTVYILVNKTDTNVSMIYRLGWNADLSCYNLPSKEGLQTFYRNREETRQLNVLEFKMKQNEVRQQKGELKEWQEHIARLAENNSNLCFAIYTAFTPIFLTPLNRDGTILHFFGESSKGKSVMLGVAGSVWGNYGKGYIPWNGTANGIENLALQKNDSLLCLDELTNLKTREVIEQVAYLIINGQSKNRADSRGIGFGNRTAKTWNTMVLSSGEPSFAAHIANLSGEIKGGQTVRFIDIPAVISAEYGVFEDLHEFKENPKQFAEFLRDACFQYKGTPINAFLDYIFIENNFDDILKEIEVLKTEWLGFNLPANASSQVGRVAEVLSSIAAAGVIAMKSAVLPKKYGFTKTAVFEDVAKIFRRWLNEIEDYTIPSEVKVIKQRLIKFWLENQNNFYCNGQEDWQRPPIQHKCVGIMSKKPDGQEHKFSIIDQTVFYIF from the coding sequence ATGACTAATCAAAATAAAGACATATCCGTAAAAAAGGACTTAACTCAAGACAACATACGAACTGAAAAAGTAACAACTAATCAGGTACTAATTAGCTTTGGTAGGAATGTAAGAACCAAAGAAGTCCAAAACAGGGAAATAGATTGGGATGAGTTTATTAACAATTTTATTTTTAAACCAAATGAATATATTGTTAGCTATGATAACCGAAAACGTGATGATAAGACTTTTAAATTTATTTATGATAATAACAAGATAGTTGAATTGGATCATCTGGAGTCTATAAAGCAGCTAATTTCAATAGAGAAAAAAACAAACCTGCCTTATTTTGTCGGCGGTCATTTTGAACCGGCGCAGCGAAATAATAAGAATCTTCAATTTAGGTCATTGCTCGTTTTAGATATAGATAAATATCCAGAAGGGATAGAGCAATTAGAATTAAAACTAGAACAAGAGCTTAAGGAATTTGACTATGTAGCTTATTCTACTGCAAGCCATACCGCTAATATAGCTTGTGTGCGGGTTTTAATAAGGTACAATGAGTATATAGAGCCAAAAGATTACAATAGAATAGTCAGTAATTTTTCTAAAACTTTAAGCTTTCAAGAGTATATCGACCAAGCTTCCAAGACTCCAAGCCAAGGTATGTTATTGCCTGTGGTCATTACAATTACCGGTCAACCTGATTCAGAAGTTGGATATAAATATGAATTTTGGTCAAAAAGAAATGTCGGTAATTTATTTGACCATAAAATCTTTCTTAACCAAGAATCAGGAAGTGAGGACGTAGTTCAAAAAAACTCCGACAAAAAGGTTAGTAATAATAGAATTGATAAAAACAGATTTAAGCCACAAAAAGTAGAACGTATATTAGAATTGTATCCTGTATCAAATTTGAATTATCAAGAGTGGTTAGAAGTGGGGATGGCGCTACATCATTACTACGAAGGAAGCGAGCATGGTTTGGTTGTTTGGGATCACTGGTCTTCAAAAGATGAGCACGAGGATCGTTATAGACCTGAAGTAGTAGCTCGCACCTATTATTCATTTCAGCAAGAAGTGGAAAACCCAATTACGATGCTTACTATACAACAGAGGGTAGCTAAAAATAAAATAGATAATTTCAATAAGAGCGAAAAGATAAAACTAAGAAAAAGTATGGGTGGTTATGATTTTGTTTTAACCGATGATACCCTTTATTTTATGACTAAAAATAAAGAAGGTTTCGGTATAATACAGGAAGTACCCGTAAGAATATCCGACTATATAGAGCTGAAAGGACAGGGTCAAAATAGCGAAGGTCAATATTGTTTTATAATGTCAATCATTGATCGGTATAAGATCAAAAAAGAGATATTTATTCCGTTAGTAGCTAAGAATGACACTTTAAAACAGCATTTACTCGATGCGGGGCTTAACTTCAACCCTGCACACTTTTTTGCTTTAACTGTTTATATTCTAGTTAACAAAACTGACACTAACGTTTCTATGATATATAGGTTAGGTTGGAATGCAGACTTAAGTTGCTACAATTTACCGAGTAAAGAGGGATTACAAACATTTTATAGAAACAGGGAAGAAACAAGGCAATTAAACGTACTCGAATTTAAAATGAAGCAAAATGAAGTGCGGCAACAAAAAGGAGAATTGAAAGAATGGCAAGAGCATATTGCAAGGCTAGCAGAAAATAACTCTAACTTATGTTTTGCTATATATACGGCATTTACTCCTATATTTTTAACACCTTTAAACAGGGACGGCACGATATTACATTTTTTCGGCGAAAGTTCAAAAGGTAAGAGCGTGATGTTAGGAGTTGCAGGTTCAGTTTGGGGGAATTATGGCAAAGGTTATATTCCCTGGAATGGAACAGCTAACGGCATTGAAAATCTTGCGCTACAAAAAAATGATTCACTACTTTGTTTGGATGAACTGACCAACCTAAAAACTCGGGAAGTAATAGAGCAAGTAGCCTATCTCATAATTAACGGGCAAAGTAAAAACAGGGCAGATAGTAGAGGTATCGGTTTTGGTAATAGGACTGCAAAAACATGGAATACCATGGTTTTAAGTAGCGGAGAGCCTAGCTTTGCGGCACATATAGCCAATCTTAGCGGGGAAATAAAAGGAGGTCAGACAGTTAGGTTTATAGATATTCCTGCTGTTATTTCTGCTGAATACGGAGTTTTTGAAGACTTACATGAATTTAAAGAAAACCCCAAGCAGTTCGCAGAATTTTTGCGTGATGCGTGCTTCCAATATAAAGGAACTCCCATCAATGCGTTTCTTGATTATATTTTTATAGAGAATAACTTTGATGACATATTAAAAGAAATAGAGGTTTTAAAAACCGAATGGCTAGGTTTTAACTTGCCGGCTAATGCTTCTTCCCAAGTAGGAAGAGTTGCAGAAGTATTAAGCAGTATTGCAGCGGCAGGAGTTATAGCTATGAAAAGTGCGGTCTTACCTAAAAAATATGGTTTCACTAAGACTGCGGTTTTTGAAGATGTGGCAAAAATATTTAGGCGTTGGTTGAATGAAATTGAAGACTATACGATTCCGTCTGAAGTTAAAGTAATAAAACAGAGGTTAATAAAATTCTGGTTAGAGAACCAAAATAACTTCTATTGCAATGGGCAGGAGGATTGGCAGCGCCCACCTATCCAACATAAATGCGTTGGGATTATGTCAAAAAAACCTGATGGGCAAGAACATAAGTTTTCTATAATAGATCAAACTGTTTTTTATATTTTCTAA
- a CDS encoding DNA helicase: MLENIEVSSFSYELTDEQRQCVETVRQGKDLKIKAFAGSGKTSTLVAIAKELSGKGLYLAYNKAIQTDAARKFPSHVDCKTAHSIAYRATAYRIKDRVRTLSIFDITRYVDIKRIYSYEENDIAFLVLKLLRVFVNSDKKEIDKKFKYSGVLDDVAGESLEETEAIKDYVIERAAEYWQRCTERGSTLPIEHDFYLKMYQLSNPDLSSVYDFILFDECQDANPVLLDILLKQKCQKIYVGDEHQQIYSWRGSINSFAKLGGEVCYLSRSFRFGNEISRLANIIIAAKNEAQLLCGSASIESKLVVNKLTAPFTVLCRTNARIIEKILAFQKHKIHVVGGVSEILNLAKSGYALFTGSPNKVEHVKLKHFKSWSAMLQFNHKYQDPDITFLAKLIKEHGSSFKNIIKQIEDACYVGENEAAVTLSTIHKSKGREWDNVVLEDDFIIFTNEVPLEEILVYDIEELNLIYVGVTRTKANLLLSTGVSSFLKRLQGFTAKRMNLILDAELKNSAEVYQFPNRRIVAI, translated from the coding sequence ATGTTAGAGAACATTGAAGTAAGTAGTTTCAGTTATGAACTTACAGACGAGCAGAGGCAATGCGTGGAAACGGTACGTCAGGGTAAGGACTTGAAGATAAAGGCATTTGCCGGTAGCGGTAAGACTTCAACTTTGGTGGCAATAGCTAAGGAGCTTTCTGGTAAAGGTTTATACCTTGCTTACAACAAGGCCATTCAAACGGATGCGGCTCGGAAATTCCCCTCGCATGTTGATTGCAAGACGGCTCATAGTATTGCTTATAGGGCAACTGCATATAGAATAAAAGATCGAGTCCGTACCTTAAGTATTTTTGATATTACAAGGTATGTAGATATAAAGCGAATATACAGCTATGAAGAAAATGACATAGCTTTTCTGGTATTAAAACTCTTACGTGTTTTTGTTAATAGCGATAAGAAGGAAATAGACAAGAAGTTTAAATATAGCGGTGTATTAGATGATGTGGCAGGTGAGAGCTTGGAAGAAACAGAGGCTATAAAAGATTACGTTATTGAAAGGGCAGCGGAATATTGGCAAAGATGTACGGAGAGAGGGTCAACTTTACCTATAGAGCATGATTTTTACTTGAAGATGTACCAGTTATCAAATCCTGATTTAAGCAGTGTTTATGATTTTATTCTATTTGATGAGTGTCAGGATGCCAATCCCGTATTACTGGATATCTTACTTAAGCAGAAATGTCAGAAGATTTATGTCGGTGATGAACACCAGCAGATATATTCATGGAGAGGGTCAATTAACAGTTTTGCTAAATTGGGTGGTGAAGTCTGTTATTTAAGCAGGTCATTCCGTTTTGGTAATGAAATAAGCAGGCTTGCAAATATTATCATTGCTGCAAAGAATGAAGCGCAGCTTTTATGCGGCAGTGCAAGCATAGAGAGTAAGCTTGTAGTAAACAAATTAACAGCTCCGTTTACTGTCTTATGTCGTACCAATGCACGGATTATAGAGAAAATACTAGCCTTTCAGAAACATAAGATTCACGTGGTTGGAGGCGTCAGTGAAATATTAAACCTTGCTAAAAGCGGTTATGCACTTTTTACCGGTAGTCCAAACAAGGTAGAACACGTAAAGCTAAAGCACTTTAAATCGTGGAGTGCAATGCTACAATTTAACCATAAGTACCAAGACCCCGATATTACTTTTCTTGCAAAGTTAATAAAAGAACATGGATCGTCTTTTAAGAATATCATTAAGCAGATAGAAGACGCTTGCTATGTGGGAGAGAACGAAGCAGCGGTAACATTATCAACTATTCATAAGTCTAAAGGTAGAGAATGGGACAACGTTGTACTTGAAGATGATTTCATTATTTTTACTAATGAAGTGCCGTTAGAAGAAATCTTGGTCTATGATATAGAGGAGTTGAATTTGATATATGTTGGAGTAACGAGGACAAAGGCTAATCTGTTATTGAGTACTGGAGTAAGCAGTTTTCTTAAGAGGTTGCAAGGGTTTACTGCAAAAAGAATGAATCTTATTCTTGATGCAGAATTAAAAAACTCGGCCGAAGTGTATCAATTTCCTAATCGTAGGATTGTAGCGATTTAA
- a CDS encoding phosphoglycerate mutase, with protein sequence MKLILPRVPFYLVRHGQTYHNINGLTSGVNDCSLTKAGFAQAKVVRDLIHELAIVNPCIYSSPLRRAKKTSEIISNGIITIKIVKDLKEREFGDWEGKEWQKILQKLNAGIHPPNGETTIEHIERFRKIFRHILIQSATEMVTPIIVGHGGSFYCFSKIYKQKYYMYVDNCHLYYFEPKLNAIIGKVPWNIWYLASIQEKYDFIKMSRCEFYS encoded by the coding sequence ATGAAATTAATTCTACCTAGAGTTCCCTTTTATCTTGTCAGACATGGTCAGACGTACCATAATATAAATGGTTTGACCTCTGGTGTTAATGATTGTAGTTTGACTAAGGCAGGTTTTGCACAAGCAAAAGTCGTAAGAGATTTGATACATGAATTGGCGATAGTAAATCCTTGTATTTATTCTAGTCCTCTTAGAAGAGCCAAAAAAACATCAGAAATAATCTCTAATGGTATAATAACTATTAAAATAGTAAAAGATCTAAAAGAAAGAGAATTTGGAGACTGGGAAGGAAAAGAATGGCAGAAGATCTTACAAAAATTAAATGCAGGAATACATCCACCTAACGGAGAAACTACAATAGAGCACATAGAACGTTTTAGAAAAATCTTCAGACACATACTTATACAATCTGCTACAGAAATGGTTACTCCAATTATTGTTGGTCATGGAGGTAGTTTTTACTGTTTTAGCAAGATATATAAACAAAAGTATTATATGTATGTAGATAATTGCCATTTATATTATTTTGAACCAAAGCTTAATGCTATAATCGGAAAAGTTCCTTGGAATATTTGGTATTTGGCTAGTATACAAGAAAAATATGACTTTATTAAAATGAGTAGATGTGAATTTTATTCATAA
- a CDS encoding putative ParB-like nuclease: protein MKKFIDLSKIFLFSRLFLISCILFSINAESYANSTKKVNIEQLRPSQTRISLIDIEDKINKIKIGYSGRKIQDSVYISPHPIKVIQFLNKNNKSYYHLIDGHHEVLAAKRLGAKKIMVSVVDKVRNLDSILKYNRSCFPAEDLLNLRFYLWSYDSLGKFYWNQNMMSLDELDSSVNDDINRSFIGKTMVVKLEDGSTIDPQGKALPLWVKDCRHTLPPFAEFMLADVLRSNGFIASAEDYKDQSRVMQAHKILWEAKQGVESFNLHKHPFNWSGFQLNWLYLVHSSE, encoded by the coding sequence ATGAAAAAATTTATAGACTTAAGTAAAATTTTCTTGTTTTCTAGACTTTTTTTAATCTCTTGTATTTTGTTTTCAATAAATGCAGAATCATATGCTAATAGTACAAAAAAGGTGAATATAGAACAACTTAGACCTTCACAAACTAGGATATCTTTAATTGATATTGAAGATAAGATAAATAAAATTAAGATCGGTTATTCAGGTAGAAAGATTCAAGATTCAGTTTACATCTCTCCTCATCCTATAAAAGTCATACAATTTTTAAATAAAAATAACAAATCATATTACCATCTTATTGATGGTCATCATGAAGTTTTAGCTGCAAAGAGATTAGGGGCTAAGAAAATTATGGTTTCTGTTGTTGATAAGGTCAGAAATTTGGATAGTATATTAAAGTATAATCGAAGTTGTTTTCCAGCTGAAGATCTATTAAACTTGAGGTTTTATCTTTGGTCGTATGATTCATTAGGAAAGTTTTATTGGAATCAGAATATGATGTCTTTGGATGAACTTGATAGTAGTGTAAATGATGACATAAACAGGTCGTTTATCGGCAAGACCATGGTAGTTAAATTAGAAGATGGAAGTACAATAGATCCTCAAGGTAAAGCACTTCCTCTTTGGGTCAAAGATTGTAGGCATACTCTTCCGCCATTTGCTGAGTTTATGTTGGCTGATGTTCTTAGATCAAACGGTTTTATAGCTTCTGCAGAAGATTACAAAGACCAAAGTAGGGTTATGCAAGCACACAAAATTTTGTGGGAAGCAAAGCAAGGAGTAGAAAGTTTTAATTTACATAAACACCCATTTAATTGGAGTGGGTTTCAACTAAACTGGCTTTATTTAGTTCATTCAAGTGAATAA
- a CDS encoding S-adenosylmethionine synthetase, translated as MNTVRKQNTMLQFGIKSIIGNVEIIERKGWGHPDKLADDLAEELSRSYSRFTLKECGIVLHHNFDKLCILGGSSKVSYGSFKMISPIRILVNGRATTKFAGKDLDIEGLINKGCREFFKDRLPILDSTKDISIVLNLSKASSPGQVYSLNSDKTRHHWFEPRGVEDLPEHKHLYSNDTSLGTGYAPLSRVESMVIKLSDYLSFRPREGAPSWLGTDVKVMAYAYGDNVDLTLCVPQISKYVGSREEYISNIKWLRGNILDFLTKIDSKLKITLNINARDNLEKDEIYLTATGSSIESGDEGVVGRGNRVNGLITPKRPMNLEGANGKNPVYHVGKIYNILASNIAEAIYKATDSPVVVDLISKTGNSLKEPWKILIQLENMEVDQDQVYKIIEEHLNKIPELTNKIVVSSTKNLRLC; from the coding sequence GTGAATACTGTAAGAAAACAAAATACGATGTTACAATTTGGTATTAAGTCTATTATTGGAAATGTAGAAATAATAGAAAGAAAAGGATGGGGACATCCAGATAAATTAGCTGATGATCTGGCTGAAGAATTATCTAGGTCTTATTCACGGTTTACTCTTAAGGAGTGTGGAATTGTTTTACATCACAATTTTGATAAGCTTTGTATATTAGGTGGTAGCTCAAAAGTTTCATATGGATCTTTTAAAATGATTAGTCCAATAAGAATTCTTGTAAACGGTAGAGCCACTACTAAATTTGCAGGAAAAGATTTAGATATCGAAGGTTTAATTAACAAAGGTTGTAGAGAGTTTTTTAAGGATAGATTACCTATTTTAGATTCAACAAAAGATATATCTATTGTTTTAAACTTAAGTAAAGCAAGTAGTCCTGGACAAGTGTATTCATTAAATAGTGATAAAACAAGACATCATTGGTTTGAACCAAGAGGAGTTGAAGATTTACCAGAACATAAGCATTTATATTCTAATGATACCTCGTTGGGCACTGGTTATGCTCCTTTGAGTCGTGTTGAAAGTATGGTTATAAAATTATCTGATTATTTAAGTTTTAGACCTAGAGAAGGGGCTCCAAGTTGGTTAGGTACTGATGTAAAAGTTATGGCTTATGCATATGGAGATAATGTTGATTTAACTTTATGTGTACCACAAATTTCAAAATATGTTGGAAGTCGTGAAGAATATATATCAAATATTAAATGGCTTAGAGGAAATATTTTAGATTTTTTGACCAAAATTGATAGTAAATTGAAGATAACATTAAATATTAATGCCAGAGATAATTTAGAAAAAGACGAAATATATTTAACGGCTACTGGGTCATCAATTGAATCTGGAGATGAAGGAGTTGTTGGAAGAGGAAATAGGGTTAATGGCCTGATAACTCCTAAGCGTCCGATGAATTTAGAAGGGGCAAATGGTAAAAACCCAGTGTATCACGTAGGTAAAATATATAATATCCTAGCAAGTAATATTGCAGAGGCAATTTATAAGGCAACAGATAGTCCTGTTGTAGTTGACCTGATTAGCAAAACTGGAAATTCTTTGAAAGAGCCATGGAAAATTTTAATTCAATTAGAAAATATGGAGGTTGATCAAGATCAAGTATATAAAATAATTGAAGAGCATTTAAATAAAATACCTGAATTAACAAATAAAATTGTTGTTTCATCAACTAAAAATTTGAGGTTATGTTAA
- a CDS encoding xylose isomerase — protein sequence MNTGINIAILDCKNFKSLLPDLCNKLNVKNIELPVQLWQKLKLETKYLNGLGVSGLSGLLNETDVFPMSIFVSEELFLKQIEVLQSKLDVAYKLKCKNMSLGIDPFIDFSDLNYAEELFIDRVRYFAELAKKVNVAINLEYISYNVAHNNGNKKNSLFCNSINKAIDLIDKIALDNVNLLLDFLHWYCDEHKPVFEDFFSYIGFVHICDHKQKDYSKINDLGRVLPGQGCLPITPFVNCLKYFGYQGPVTIEVFRSDKYQPSDVEIKDAVLYVNKLWSKAV from the coding sequence ATGAATACGGGGATTAATATAGCTATCTTAGACTGTAAAAATTTTAAGTCATTATTGCCAGATCTCTGTAACAAATTGAATGTAAAAAATATTGAGTTGCCTGTACAGTTGTGGCAGAAGTTAAAATTGGAAACAAAATATTTAAATGGTCTAGGCGTTTCTGGTTTAAGTGGTTTGCTTAATGAAACTGATGTTTTTCCTATGTCCATTTTTGTATCTGAAGAATTATTCTTAAAGCAAATTGAAGTGTTACAATCGAAGTTAGATGTAGCTTATAAATTAAAGTGTAAAAATATGTCTTTGGGTATAGATCCATTTATTGATTTTAGTGATTTGAATTATGCTGAAGAACTTTTTATTGATAGGGTAAGATATTTTGCAGAACTAGCTAAAAAAGTAAATGTAGCTATTAATCTAGAGTATATTTCTTATAATGTTGCGCATAATAATGGAAATAAAAAAAACTCTCTTTTTTGTAATTCAATTAATAAAGCTATAGATCTTATCGACAAGATTGCTCTAGATAATGTTAACTTACTGTTAGATTTTTTGCATTGGTATTGTGATGAACATAAACCTGTTTTTGAAGATTTCTTTTCTTATATAGGTTTTGTTCATATCTGTGATCATAAGCAAAAAGATTATAGCAAAATAAATGATTTGGGGAGGGTACTTCCAGGGCAAGGGTGTTTACCTATTACACCTTTTGTAAATTGTTTAAAATATTTTGGGTATCAAGGTCCTGTAACAATTGAAGTTTTTAGAAGTGATAAATATCAACCTTCTGATGTAGAGATTAAAGATGCGG